A part of Geothrix oryzae genomic DNA contains:
- the lepB gene encoding signal peptidase I, whose amino-acid sequence MRPWIPCAALALALSPLAVIHPVRVSGHSMEPGLANGRLRWALRAWAIPPPRRGEVWLVEGPHGSSVKRVLGLPGETLTWQGPDLWIDGRRIDEPWVVHPERGGEGHQACSRGYLVLGDNRPESQDGRQWGPLPKAAMRGRIL is encoded by the coding sequence ATGCGTCCCTGGATCCCCTGCGCCGCCCTGGCCCTGGCCCTCTCGCCGCTGGCTGTGATCCACCCGGTGCGCGTGTCCGGGCACAGCATGGAACCGGGCCTGGCCAACGGCCGCCTGCGCTGGGCCCTGCGGGCCTGGGCGATCCCCCCACCCCGGCGGGGGGAGGTCTGGCTGGTGGAGGGACCGCACGGTTCCTCCGTGAAGCGGGTGCTTGGCCTGCCCGGCGAGACCCTGACCTGGCAGGGGCCCGATCTCTGGATCGACGGCCGACGCATCGACGAGCCCTGGGTGGTCCACCCCGAACGGGGAGGAGAGGGGCACCAGGCCTGCAGCCGGGGTTATCTGGTCCTGGGCGACAACCGGCCGGAGAGCCAGGATGGGCGGCAATGGGGCCCGCTCCCCAAGGCCGCCATGAGAGGCCGGATCCTCTAG
- the murA gene encoding UDP-N-acetylglucosamine 1-carboxyvinyltransferase, with product MDRLVIQGGHPLRGRIRVSGAKNAALPCLAAALLTPDPVLLSNLPAVADIRTMVKVLQALGTEASLEPEGEGFELTARLACAGSEDPKAPYDLVKTMRASILVLGPLLARFGKATVSLPGGCAIGARPVNLHLEALERMGAQIEISHGYIHAAVKGPLQAIDHAFEKVSVGATENILMAAALAKGTTVLRNAAMEPEIGDLAQLLVKMGAQIEGIGTGTLTITGVAKLHGCEHAVIADRIEAGTYLCAVAAACGDVVLDRCEPGHLRALLDLLERAGCLVTEREGQDGRQLRIQREPGQKLRSKDVTTLPFPGFPTDLQAQVMAVMTQACGISVINEGIFENRFQHAMELERLGANLRTDGHRAIVAGPADLTGCTVMATDLRASAALVIAGLVAKGETIVDRIYHLDRGYAGLEKKLQGVGARIERVGGGKV from the coding sequence ATGGACCGACTGGTGATCCAAGGTGGACATCCCCTGCGGGGGCGCATCCGGGTGTCGGGGGCGAAGAACGCGGCCCTGCCCTGCCTCGCGGCGGCCCTGTTGACGCCCGACCCGGTCTTGCTGTCCAACCTGCCCGCCGTGGCCGACATCCGCACCATGGTGAAGGTGCTGCAGGCCCTGGGTACGGAGGCCTCGCTGGAACCGGAAGGCGAGGGCTTCGAGCTGACCGCCCGGCTGGCCTGCGCCGGCAGCGAGGATCCCAAGGCCCCCTATGACCTGGTGAAGACCATGCGGGCCTCCATCCTGGTGCTGGGGCCCCTGCTCGCCCGCTTCGGCAAGGCCACCGTGAGCCTCCCCGGCGGCTGCGCCATCGGTGCCCGCCCCGTGAACCTGCACCTGGAGGCCCTCGAGCGCATGGGCGCCCAGATCGAGATCAGCCACGGCTACATCCACGCCGCCGTGAAGGGCCCCCTGCAGGCCATCGACCACGCCTTCGAGAAGGTGAGCGTGGGCGCCACGGAGAACATCCTCATGGCCGCCGCCCTGGCCAAGGGCACCACGGTCCTGCGCAACGCGGCCATGGAGCCCGAGATCGGCGACCTGGCCCAGCTGCTCGTCAAGATGGGCGCCCAGATCGAGGGCATCGGCACGGGAACCCTCACCATCACCGGCGTGGCGAAGCTCCATGGCTGCGAGCACGCGGTCATCGCCGACCGCATCGAGGCCGGCACCTACCTCTGCGCCGTGGCCGCAGCCTGCGGCGATGTGGTGCTGGACCGCTGCGAGCCCGGACACCTCCGCGCGCTGCTGGACCTGCTGGAGCGGGCGGGCTGCCTGGTCACCGAGCGGGAGGGCCAGGACGGCCGCCAGCTCCGCATCCAGCGGGAGCCCGGCCAGAAGCTGCGGTCCAAGGATGTCACCACCCTGCCCTTCCCCGGGTTCCCCACGGACCTGCAGGCCCAGGTGATGGCCGTCATGACGCAGGCCTGCGGCATCAGCGTCATCAACGAGGGCATCTTCGAGAACCGCTTCCAGCACGCCATGGAGCTGGAGCGCCTGGGTGCGAACCTCCGCACGGACGGCCACCGCGCCATCGTGGCCGGCCCCGCGGACCTGACCGGGTGCACGGTCATGGCCACGGACCTCCGGGCCAGCGCCGCCCTGGTCATCGCCGGCCTCGTGGCCAAGGGCGAGACCATCGTCGACCGCATCTATCACCTCGACCGCGGCTACGCCGGCCTGGAGAAAAAGCTCCAGGGCGTCGGGGCCCGCATCGAGCGGGTGGGTGGCGGCAAGGTCTAG
- a CDS encoding helix-turn-helix transcriptional regulator, translated as MRRADRLFQIVQLLRRDRISTAARLSRELGVSERTLYRDIADLMASGVPIESEAGVGYSLPRHFDLPPLMLNAEEGEALLLGARVVAAWGDPSLREAAESLLRKVEAVLPPDRRRSLSDLPFLVPDFHVPPETARFLGELRRGLREHRRVQITYARADGTASTRVLQPLGLVFWGYRWHLAAWCELREALRTFRVDRIQSSEVLDPFEPTPGRGLEDYLGQFRAGPSR; from the coding sequence ATGCGCCGCGCCGACCGCCTGTTCCAGATCGTGCAGCTGCTGCGGCGGGACCGCATCAGCACCGCGGCCCGCCTTTCCCGGGAGCTCGGCGTCAGCGAGCGCACCCTCTACCGCGACATCGCGGACCTCATGGCCTCGGGCGTGCCCATCGAGAGCGAAGCCGGCGTGGGCTACAGCCTCCCCCGGCACTTCGACCTCCCTCCTCTCATGCTCAACGCAGAGGAAGGCGAGGCGCTGCTCCTGGGCGCCCGCGTCGTGGCCGCCTGGGGTGATCCCTCCCTCCGGGAGGCCGCGGAGAGCCTCCTCCGGAAAGTGGAGGCCGTCCTGCCGCCGGACCGGAGGCGGTCCCTGTCGGACCTGCCTTTCCTGGTGCCGGACTTCCATGTCCCTCCGGAAACCGCCCGCTTCCTTGGCGAGCTGCGCCGGGGCCTGCGCGAGCATCGCCGCGTCCAGATCACCTACGCGCGTGCCGACGGGACCGCCTCGACCCGGGTGCTGCAGCCCCTGGGCCTGGTCTTCTGGGGCTACCGGTGGCACCTCGCGGCCTGGTGCGAGCTGCGCGAGGCCCTCCGCACCTTCCGCGTGGACCGCATCCAGTCCAGCGAGGTGCTCGACCCCTTCGAGCCGACCCCTGGTCGGGGCCTGGAGGACTACCTTGGACAATTCCGGGCCGGACCTTCCAGGTAA
- a CDS encoding DinB family protein — MPLSQALLPEFQHEMASLRRVIERIPAGRMDYRPHPKSFTLGDLANHLVTIPGWTISTLTRTELDFGLPETRASQPKPSDTVEGLLRTLDQGVEGALEALAKTPDEAFQVIWTLKNEGQVILAMPRAAVYRSFVMNHLIHHRAQLAVYLRLLDVPVPSIYGPSADES; from the coding sequence ATGCCGCTCTCCCAAGCCCTCCTCCCCGAGTTCCAGCACGAAATGGCGAGCCTCCGCCGCGTGATCGAACGGATCCCCGCCGGTCGGATGGACTACCGTCCCCACCCCAAGTCATTCACACTGGGCGACCTAGCGAATCACCTGGTCACGATTCCCGGCTGGACCATCAGCACCCTGACCCGCACCGAGCTGGATTTCGGCCTGCCCGAGACCCGCGCCAGCCAGCCGAAGCCGAGCGACACCGTCGAAGGGCTGCTCCGGACCCTGGACCAGGGTGTGGAGGGGGCGCTGGAAGCCCTGGCCAAGACCCCGGACGAGGCCTTCCAGGTGATCTGGACCCTCAAGAACGAGGGCCAGGTGATCCTGGCCATGCCGCGCGCCGCGGTCTACCGCAGCTTCGTGATGAACCACCTCATCCATCACCGGGCCCAGCTCGCCGTCTATCTCCGCCTGCTGGATGTGCCGGTCCCGTCCATCTACGGCCCCAGCGCCGACGAGAGCTGA